The Coregonus clupeaformis isolate EN_2021a chromosome 20, ASM2061545v1, whole genome shotgun sequence genome contains a region encoding:
- the LOC121533454 gene encoding RNA exonuclease 1 homolog, whose product MLRSTGFFRGIDCPFYTDSYNEESGKYGCNRPYCHFRHSKHRRASYGSNYTRKSKELYSNQKEQGGYDPFNPEVVRPEEQQNGEPAAATVDMGALELELVNRAIEEVRSEVEREKKKLSRIGDQEYDPSASSPKVLAKQPKPLSQTGDKKYDPTASSPKVVPKPLSGTGDQEYDPTTSSPKVMANWPKLPAVASHLAYDPGSYQMTTTADYNPTPRSSKYTLDSDSKDNHASSMEYVPTSVTKTALKKPAPRTRTPHLPSPPTSPKYSTNASSKNKYTVDNSKPSTDMEYDPLSNYSAKIAGKNKKDQRTGASKGEGKKRPHLSGTGKPSTDEEYVPTIKKPRQVIPDPLKYTASLSESDEESSGTEYRPTSLSRLQRRKSSSGLVEEASGPGKGERTEGALDGLKQQRRREVKEQEDSEKQEVARQKDRPETEKGPFKTSHMKSSKVEKVHKSEKESSKKSGGSKEKGAGDGKKISDSKKSSHETAKKDSKNQGKKEEEKSKIKDKSIDKGKEGQEGKRSDGKSKIRTDKVKGESSKSESEREKGGGDSKKLKNSDKEKDSSKFKEHKNGKHYSSGREKDCNKVSKGSSNSSNSSKDKVKKTSRSSSDGKTGKVKQRSLSHVDLFGDESAEEKPEEDDEEETIVRKSAAAFKRGRLNKRNATELTPSSSEDDDVGPDDDRGYDDMDGGGVDYSGLQVDLDFDLDDDPMEECLRIFNESKDVKTEDKGRQAKPSKDSDDEDATTDSNQTTLFPGQKKRVSHFSAKGSTEATPKPPPYRRLTAQEICYQRMQIAQQQAAQLAAAVKTASTPRPRPRPSPSPFPGERKRVAHRPTPLPSSSKSGLAEAKLAGSRVLSPTRTLPGGFSVKAQTSAGILSKTTTTIAQKRVAHTPTMKSSAMKRPVIPTEFGAKVPTNVRQRYLNNFIDECMKFCPSEDLAFQMALDEEKVVYDRSSSKNIYLNVAVNTLKKLRSKSISPTSPVARSPAALGNRKAQSHEEVLGGRLAAKTSFTINRTGKQQEEKLSGVRLYRKLRDYLMTEEQLQEHGYPRPHPERSGRAVVHNVPEKKNVDPFAKVCCRCGAEYRINANGNCVRKEECNHHWGRLRRHKVSGGWETNYNCCSGSVGSPGCSVSKQHVQDGRKESLDSYVQTFEKQLPPDGNGGVYALDCEMCYTKQGLELTRVTVINSELKVIYDTFVKPESKVVDYNTRFSGVTEEDLENATITLRDVQAVILNMFSAESILIGHSLESDLFALKVIHSTVVDTAIVFPHRLGLPYKRALRNLMADHLKRIIQDSVEGHDSSEDACACMELMIWKIREDAKVKR is encoded by the exons ATGCTGAGATCCACCGGTTTCTTCCGTGGAATTGACTGCCCGTTTTACACGGATAGCTACAACGAGGAAAGCGGCAAATATGGGTGCAACAGACCATACTGTCACTTCAGACACAGCAAACATAGACGTGCGTCTTATGGATCAAATTACACTAGAAAATCAAAAGAACTTTACTCCAACCAAAAGG AGCAAGGTGGCTATGACCCATTCAACCCAGAGGTAGTAAGACCAGAGGAGCAACAGAATGGGGAGCCTGCTGCTGCAACAGTGGACATGGGTGCCCTCGAGCTTGAGTTGGTCAACCGTGCCATCGAGGAGGTACGCAGTGAGGTGGAGCGGGAAAAGAAGAAGCTCTCACGAATCGGAGACCAGGAATATGACCCTTCTGCCAGTTCTCCCAAAGTGTTGGCGAAACAGCCGAAACCACTCTCTCAAACTGGGGACAAAAAATATGACCCTACTGCCAGTTCCCCCAAAGTGGTGCCAAAACCACTCTCAGGAACTGGGGACCAGGAATATGACCCTACCACCAGTTCCCCCAAAGTGATGGCTAACTGGCCAAAACTACCGGCCGTGGCATCCCACTTGGCGTATGACCCAGGCAGTTATCAGATGACTACAACAGCAGATTACAACCCCACCCCTCGCTCCAGTAAGTACACCTTGGACTCTGACAGCAAGGACAACCATGCAAGCTCCATGGAATATGTGCCCACCTCAGTTACCAAAACAGCTTTGAAAAAGCCTGCTCCTCGAACACGAACTCCTCATCTACCCTCTCCCCCTACTAGTCCTAAATACTCCACTAATGCGTCCTCCAAGAACAAGTACACAGTGGATAATTCTAAACCATCCACAGACATGGAATATGACCCTCTCTCCAACTATTCAGCTAAAATTGCTGGCAAGAATAAGAAAGACCAGAGGACAGGTGCTTCTAAGGGAGAAGGGAAAAAAAGACCTCACCTGTCAGGGACAGGAAAGCCGTCAACTGATGAGGAATATGTGCCAACAATCAAGAAGCCTCGGCAGGTGATACCAGACCCACTGAAGTACACTGCCAGTTTATCTGAGTCTGATGAGGAGAGCTCTGGGACAGAGTATCGACCCACCTCTCTCAGCCGTCTgcagaggaggaagagcagcagTGGGTTAGTGGAGGAGGCCTCTGGtccagggaaaggagagaggacagaaggaGCTCTAGATGGGCTGAAACAACAGAGGAGAAGGGAGGTTAAAGAGCAGGAGGACTCGGAGAAGCAGGAAGTAGCAAGGCAAAAAGACAGGCCAGAGACTGAAAAAGGGCCATTTAAAACCAGCCACATGAAGAGCAGCAAAGTAGAGAAGGTGCATAAATCTGAAAAGGAGTCCAGTAAAAAGAGTGGTGGTAGTAAAGAAAAAGGAGCAGGGGACGGTAAGAAAATAAGTGATTCAAAGAAATCAAGCCACGAAACTGCAAAGAAGGACAGCAAGAATCAGGGAAAGAAAGAAGAGGAGAAAAGCAAGATAAAGGATAAATCCATAGACAAAGGCAAGGAGGGACAGGAAGGAAAGAGAAGTGATGGAAAGAGTAAGATAAGGACAGACAAAGTAAAAGGGGAGTCAAGcaagagcgagagtgagagagaaaaggggggtgGGGATAGTAAAAAACTGAAGAATTCAGACAAGGAAAAGGACTCTTCTAAGTTTAAAGAACACAAGAATGGTAAACATTACAGCAGTGGAAGAGAAAAGGACTGCAATAAAGTTAGCAAAGGGAGTTCTAACAGTTCTAACAGCAGTAAAGACAAGGTGAAGAAAACCAGCAGAAGCTCCTCAGATGGCAAAACAGGAAAGGTAAAACAAAGATCTCTGAGTCACGTAGATCTGTTTGGGGATGAGAGTGCAGAGGAGAAACCTGAGGAGGATGACGAAGAGGAGACAATTGTGAGGAAGTCAGCTGCTGCTTTCAAGAGGGGGCGTTTGAACAAGAGGAATGCCACAGAGCTCACCCCCTCATCCTCAGAGGATGATGACGTTGGTCCAGATGATGACAGAGGCTATGATGACATGGATGGTGGTGGAGTGGACTACTCCGGTCTGCAGGTGGACCTGGACTTTGACCTGGATGATGACCCAATGGAGGAGTGCTTACGGATCTTCAATGAATCCAAGGATGTGAAGACAGAGGACAAGGGAAGGCAAGCCAAG CCCTCGAAAGATTCTGACGATGAGGATGCCACCACAGACAGCAATCAAACTACTCTCTTTCCTGGGCAGAAGAAGAGGGTTTCACATTTCTCTGCCAAAGGAAGT ACTGAGGCAACGCCAAAGCCTCCACCGTACAGGAGACTGACTGCCCAGGAGATCTGTTACCAGCGCATGCAGATTGCCCAGCAGCAGGCCGCCCAGCTTGCTGCAGCCGTGAAGACTGCCTCTACACCCAGACCCAGGCCAagacccagccccagccccttccctggggagaggaagagagtagCCCACCGCCCCACCCCCTTACCATCCTCCTCCAAGTCTG GTCTTGCCGAGGCAAAGCTAGCAGGCAGCAGAGTATTGTCGCCCACCAGGACCCTCCCAGGAGGTTTCTCTGTGAAGGCCCAAACATCAGCCGGCATCCTGTCAAAGACCACCACCACTATTGCACAGAAGAGGGTAGCACACACTCCCACAATGAAG AGCTCTGCAATGAAGCGCCCAGTGATTCCCACTGAGTTTGGGGCCAAAGTGCCCACCAACGTCCGCCAGCGATACCTCAACAACTTTATAGATGAGTGTATGAAGTTCTGCCCCTCTGAAGACTTGGCCTTCCAAATG GCCCTGGACGAAGAGAAGGTGGTGTATGACCGGAGCAGCAGTAAGAACATCTACCTCAACGTGGCAGTCAACACACTGAAGAAGCTACGCAGCAAGAGCATCTCCCCCACCTCACCCGTTGCCA GGAGCCCTGCAGCGCTGGGGAACAGGAAGGCCCAGTCCCATGAGGAAGTGCTGGGGGGACGCCTTGCTGCCAAGACCAGCTTCACCATCAACAGGACTGGAAAGCAACAGGAGGAGAAACTCAGTG GTGTCAGGCTATACAGGAAGCTGAGGGACTATCTGATGACGGAGGAGCAGCTGCAGGAGCATGGATACCCCAGGCCACACCCTGAGCGCTCCGGTCGAGCCGTGGTCCACAACGTCCCAGAGAAGAAGAATGTTGACC CGTTTGCCAAGGTGTGCTGTCGATGTGGGGCCGAGTATAGGATCAACGCCAACGGCAACTGTGTTCGCAAGGAGGAGTGTAATCATCACTGGGGCCGTCTGCGTAGACATAAAG TGTCGGGAGGCTGGGAGACCAACTACAACTGCTGTTCAGGGTCTGTGGGCTCTCCTGGCTGCTCCGTGTCTAAG CAACACGTTCAGGACGGACGCAAAGAGTCATTGGACAGCTACGTTCAGACCTTTGAGAAACAGCTGCCCCCGGACGGCAACGGTGGAGTCTATGCTCTGGACTGTGAGATG TGCTACACAAAGCAGGGTCTAGAGCTGACCAGGGTGACTGTTATCAACTCTGAGCTGAAAGTCATCTATGACACATTTGTCAAACCTGAAAGCAAAGTGGTTGACTACAACACACG GTTTTCTGGTGTAACGGAGGAGGACCTGGAGAATGCCACCATCACCCTGAGAGACGTGCAGGCGGTGATCCTCAACATGTTCAGCGCTGAGTCCATCCTCATAGGACACAGCCTGGAGAGTGACCTCTTCGCCCTCAAG GTCATACACAGCACTGTAGTGGACACAGCCATCGTGTTCCCCCATCGCCTGGGCTTGCCCTACAAGCGGGCCCTGAGGAACCTCATGGCAGATCACCTCAAACGCATCATACAGGACAGCG TTGAAGGTCATGACTCCAGTGAGGACGCCTGCGCCTGCATGGAGCTCATGATATGGAAGATCCGAGAAGACGCCAAGGTAAAGAGATGA